A single Aspergillus puulaauensis MK2 DNA, chromosome 7, nearly complete sequence DNA region contains:
- the fhdA gene encoding putative transcription factor Tos4 (COG:S;~EggNog:ENOG410PKEK;~InterPro:IPR000253;~TransMembrane:2 (i65-84o104-124i);~go_function: GO:0005515 - protein binding [Evidence IEA]) gives MVWLRDARIECGAGPAPIERVSILQLVSVHFRAGRLRLAVPPGHSHSNSTTHTILSLPFSLQRSFGLFCRLFSCLPTSWSSYWVGKLLTGLSSFLFVLNQLPVLSLLLACFFCPLVIRVVSLFCPRRELNRVSSLKSPSLLYICSKVCWWSSSRRVSCTMESSPPRSNSVAPVAGVKRPASLLPAFEPLSSSPSLPRPQKRVARDDDRAISTYPTPVPTSSTHIMSSSPPRMALPNSSSRRNIPSALSERTPLSAVPTLMLSESGEPLKMGRSSLSCQYQLAANRMISRVHVKATYKPAPNPFDRDRVEIMCMGWNGIKLHCQGKTYDLAKGKTFTSDIKDADIMIDVHDCRVLVQWPRGDKKEDASTDSEQAWEEATPTRKKQARRSLQDSPSAERQRLASPVSPSPAAKSMVPPSSPLYTPTRSRNAVVVYEDEASPVRRSSPGDALNASSNVASLLQSSQSSDLSDLSKPEDLSDHDEENDPIIHSFGPFGDNLLPRMAAFTADDSPLRPTRPRAHFQGQPLQPTQSPRQPSKPFEQPTEDTPNKPVVIDEASEVVQNHAVNQLAFSRLSSTPFSTILDNLPVSLWKADSQSSHGPSRDEIRVILDSTKCIGKVAREGKDAAGKPLEAEYYYIPDFDDDEPRREAVVRDLRKPGLRNCRKQHKQYFWRKPK, from the exons ATGGTTTGGCTGAGGGATGCGCGCATTGAGTGTGGAGCAGGGCCGGCGCCTATCGAACGCGTCTCGATTCTCCAGCTTGTAAGCGTGCATTTCCGCGCTGGCAGGCTCAGACTCGCCGTTCCGCCAGGGCATTCCCATTCCAATTCCACTACGCAcaccatcctctccctcccttttTCTCTCCAGCGCTCGTTCGGTCTTTTCTGTAGACTCTTTTCGTGTCTCCCAACCTCCTGGTCGTCATATTGGGTAGGGAAGCTACTAACAGGgctctcttccttccttttcGTCCTTAACCAGCTTCCTGTCCTGTCTCTCCTTCTGGCTTGTTTTTTTTGCCCTCTCGTGATAAGAGTAGTATCTTTGTTCTGTCCTCGACGCGAACTCAATCGAGTCTCAAGTCTCAAATCACCCTCTTTACTCTATATCTGCTCAAAGGTTTGTTGGTGGTCGTCCTCGAGACGTGTGTCTTGTACCATGGAGTCTTCTCCTCCGAGGAGCAACTCGGTTGCTCCTGTGGCAGGCGTGAAGCGTCCAGCATCTCTACTGCCTGCTTTTGAGCCATTGAGCTcgtccccttctcttcctcgaccACAGAAGCGTGTAGCACGCGACGATGACCGTGCCATCTCGACCTATCCCACTCCCGTCCCGACCTCGTCCACCCATATCATGTCGTCCTCGCCTCCTCGGATGGCCCTACCTAATTCCTCATCACGCCGTAACATTCCTTCCGCCCTCTCCGAACGAACTCCTCTTTCCGCCGTCCCTACCCTGATGCTCTCTGAAAGCGGCGAGCCTCTGAAAATGGGAAGATCCAGTCTTTCTTGCCAATACCAGCTCGCTGCCAACCGTATGATCTCGAGGGTGCACGTCAAAGCTACCTACAAGCCTGCCCCCAACCCTTTCGACCGTGATAGGGTGGAGATAATGTGCATGGGATGGAATGGAATTAAGCTTCACTGTCAGGGCAAGACATACGATCTGGCCAAGGGGAAGACATTCACATCAGACATCAAAGATGCTGACATCATGATCGATGTCCACGACTGCCGCGTTCTGGTCCAATGGCCTCGCGGCgacaagaaggaagatgcgTCTACTGACTCGGAGCAAGCATGGGAGGAGGCTACGCCAACACGAAAGAAGCAAGCTCGCCGGAGTCTGCAAGACAGTCCAAGTGCTGAGCGTCAACGCCTGGcctctcctgtctctccatctccagccgcCAAGTCCATGGTACCCCCTTCGTCGCCTCTGTACACCCCTACTCGCTCCCGGAatgctgttgttgtgtacgaggatgaagcttcTCCAGTTCGCCGTAGTAGCCCTGGTGATGCGTTGAATGCGTCTTCAAATGTAGCGTCTCTTCTCCAGAGTTCGCAGTCCAGTGACCTGAGCGACTTGAGTAAGCCCGAGGACTTATCAGACCATGACGAGGAAAACGACCCCATCATTCACTCCTTTGGTCCCTTCGGCGACAACTTGCTGCCGCGTATGGCTGCGTTCACTGCCGACGACTCGCCTCTTCGGCCCACGCGCCCTCGAGCTCACTTCCAAGGTCAACCTCTCCAACCAACTCAGTCCCCAAGACAGCCTTCGAAGCCTTTTGAACAACCCACTGAAGACACACCGAACAAACCAGTGGTTATCGACGAGGCTTCGGAGGTCGTTCAGAACCACGCAGTCAACCAGCTGGCTTTCTCCCGTCTTTCATCTACCCCTTTCTCTACCATTCTCGACAACCTTCCTGTTTCCCTCTGGAAGGCAGATAGCCAGTCAAGTCACGGCCCCTCACGAGATGAAATCCGGGTTATCTTAGATTCTACGAAGTGCATCGGAAAGGTTGCACGTGAAGGCAAGGATGCTGCTGGCAAGCCGCTCGAGGCCGAATACTATTACATCCCCGACTTTGATGACGACGAACCACGTCGCGAAGCTGTCGTGAGGGACCTGAGAAAACCCGGACTTCGAAATTGTCGGAAACAACATAAG CAATATTTCTGGCGCAAACCGAAATGA
- the ETF1 gene encoding electron transfer flavoprotein subunit alpha/FixB family protein (BUSCO:EOG092649VG;~COG:C;~EggNog:ENOG410PFFW;~InterPro:IPR033947,IPR014731,IPR014730,IPR001308, IPR014729,IPR029035;~PFAM:PF00766,PF01012;~go_function: GO:0009055 - electron transfer activity [Evidence IEA];~go_function: GO:0050660 - flavin adenine dinucleotide binding [Evidence IEA]): MVFAARTSVLRAARAQFTPTRAAFAFNQSALARLLSTLAVLEQRDGKLQGSSVSAIAAALKLGGPVTAFVAGAGVKATSAAEAAKYKGVEKVVAVESEAYEKGLPENYAPLLVENIKKGEYTHIIAGHGAFGKSLLPRVAALLDVQQVSDITAIESEDTFVRPIYAGNAILTVQSTDPIKVITVRGTAFQDAEPTGGSASVTDGADPNAPAQTEWVSEELSKSERPDLATASRVVSGGRGLKSKEEFDRIMVPLADSLGAAIGASRAAVDSGFADNSLQVGQTGKNVAPQLYLSVGISGAIQHLAGMKDSKVIAAINKDADAPIFQVADVGLVGDLFEKVPELAEKVKSA, translated from the exons ATGGTCTTCGCAGCTAGAACCTCCGTCCTCCGCGCCGCCCGCGCTCAATTCACACCGACCCGGGCTGCTTTCGCCTTCAATCAGTCTGCCCTCGCCCGCCTTCTCTCCACCCTCGCAGTCCTCGAACAGCGCGATGGCAAGCTCCAGGGATCATCTGTCTCAGCAATCGCCGCAGCTCTGAAATTGGGTGGCCCCGTTACGGCGTTcgtggctggagctggcgtGAAAGCGACATCGGCGGCCGAGGCGGCCAAGTACAAGGGCgtggagaaggttgttgcggttgagAGCGAAGCCTACGAGAAG GGCCTCCCCGAGAACTACGCccccctcctcgtcgagaACATCAAGAAGGGCGAATACACACACATCATTGCAGGCCACGGTGCCTTCGGGAAGAGTCTCCTTCCCCGCGTCGCTGCTCTGCTAGACGTCCAGCAAGTCTCCGATATAACCGCCATTGAAAGCGAAGACA CATTCGTCCGCCCCATCTACGCCGGAAACGCAATCCTCACCGTTCAATCCACTGACCCCATCAAGGTCATCACCGTCCGTGGCACAGCCTTCCAGGATGCCGAACCTACTGGTGGCTCCGCCTCCGTCACCGATGGGGCAGACCCCAACGCTCCCGCCCAAACCGAATGGGTCTCCGAGGAGCTCTCCAAGTCCGAGCGTCCCGACCTCGCCACAGCCTCGCGTGTCGTCTCCGGTGGTCGTGGCCTTAagtcgaaggaggagttcgacCGCATCATGGTTCCCCTTGCTGACTCGCTGGGTGCAGCTATCGGTGCCTCCCGTGCGGCCGTTGACTCCGGATTCGCCGATAACAGTCTGCAGGTTGGACAGACCGGTAAGAACGTGGCGCCGCAGCTGTACCTGAGTGTTGGTATCAGTGGTGCGATTCAGCACCTTGCTGGTATGAAGGACAGCAAGGTGATCGCGGCGATTAACAAGGATGCCGATGCACCGATCTTCCAGGTTGCGGATGTTGGCCTCGTTGGTGATCTGTTTGAGAAGGTTCCTGAGTTGGCGGAGAAGGTAAAGTCTGCGTAG
- the sun1 gene encoding SUN family protein UTH1 (CAZy:GH132;~COG:S;~EggNog:ENOG410PFHK;~InterPro:IPR005556;~PFAM:PF03856), translated as MKYSFALTLATAGSMVAAQHQHHHRHQHHNKREVAVVDGPTVTEYMLDGEIIKADDACAGIKDGTYAFNDPQPEVDPCQQTYTPTVNPAKFIETSSSTSSSTTTTSSTTTTTTTTQSVPTTTSTTTEASAPTSSSSSSGATGLDASFPDGELDCSTFPSDYGAISVDYLGLGGWTGIQSLNWAGGVLGKIDTAIKGGSCGSGNMCSYACPAGYQKSQWPEQQGSTGESIGGIQCKGGKLYLTNKKLSDKLCIPGVGGVEVQNTIGEHVAVCRTDYPGTEGETVPLSLNNGETKDLTCPNGETYYNWEGKTTSAQYYVNPAGVSVEKGCQWGDGTGNTGNRAPINLGVGENNGKWLSIFQNSPTTNEKLDFNIKIVGDNLSGSCKYENGQFISETGSNSDGCTVQAMSGTATYKFYK; from the exons ATGAAGTACTCTTTCGCCCTCACCCTGGCCACCGCCGGGTCCATGGTTGCtgcccagcaccagcaccatcaccgccaccagcaccacaaCAAGCGTGAAGTTGCTGTCGTCGATGGCCCTACCGTCACCGAATACATGCTCGATGGCGAGATCATCAAGGCCGATGACGCCTGCGCTGGTATCAAGGATGGTACTTATGCCTTCAACGACCCCCAGCCTGAAGTCGACCCTTGCCAGCAGACCTACACTCCTACTGTTAACCCGGCCAAGTTCATTGAGACTTCGAGCTCtacctcttcttcgaccacgACTACTagctccaccaccaccaccacaaccaccacccagAGTGTTCCGACaaccacttccaccactaCCGAGGCTTCCGCTCCCACTAgcagttcctcttcttccggtGCTACCGGCTTGGATGCCTCGTTCCCTGACGGCGAGCTTGACTGCTCAACTTTCCCCTCCGATTACGGTGCCATTTCTGTCGACTaccttggccttggtggctGGACTGGTATCCAGTCGCTCAACTGGGCCGGTGGAGTTCTCGGCAAGATCGATACTGCAATCAAGGGCGGGTCTTGCGGCTCGGGCAACATGTGCTCGTACGCCTGCCCTGCTGGTTACCAGAAGTCCCAGTGGCCCGAGCAGCAGGGCAGCACTGGCGAGTCCATTGGTGGAATCCAATGTAAGGGTGGCAAGCTTTATTTGACCAACAAGAAGCTTTCCGACAAGCTTTGTATCCCTGGTGtgggtggtgttgaggtcCAGAACACTATCGGCGAGCACGTCGCTGTGTGCCGCACTGACTACCCTG GTACTGAAGGTGAAACCGTTCCCCTCAGCCTTAACAACGGCGAGACCAAGGACTTGACTTGCCCCAACGGTGAGACTTACTACAACTGGGAGGGCAAGACCACTTCCGCCCAATACTACGTCAACCCTGCCGGTGTTTCGGTTGAGAAGGGCTGCCAGTGGGGTGACGGCACCGGCAACACCGGTAACAGGGCCCCCATCAACCTCGGTGTCGGTGAGAACAACGGCAAATGGCTCTCGATCTTCCAGAACtccccaaccaccaacgagaagctcgacTTCAACATCAAGATCGTAGGTGACAACCTTAGCGGATCCTGCAAATACGAGAATGGACAATTCATCTCCGAGACCGGCTCCAACTCGGACGGCTGCACG GTCCAAGCCATGTCTGGCACGGCTACCTACAAGTTCTATAAATAG
- a CDS encoding uncharacterized protein (COG:S;~EggNog:ENOG410PN46;~InterPro:IPR023674,IPR028364,IPR016095;~PFAM:PF00687), with the protein MGSSTALTTKVTSGSPYQLDKSQVTKASSALLRHIKSKQTEQEATATKKTLIGDNDSDSEAEDTPLHNEAVWLVFTTKKHVVDKNRLKPGKISIPHSLNASPALSICLITADPQRSVKNIVADSSFPEHLSSRIEKVIGYSKLKDRYKSFESRRQLLSEHDVFLADDRIIMRLVKTLGKVFYKSSKRPIPVQLAQIEKANGKRVKKDDKQKKNEDDGAAFASPAVIAKEVEKALNSAPVQLAPATTAAIRVGSSNFTPEQLTENIDAVVKGLTDKFISKGWRNIKALHVKGANTMAMPIWLASELWVEETDVVEAVEDGETDGKNKKRKQIEEGDQKLLEGGNKKSRKQKKTDDDDEASSLAARKQKLEKQKAQALEDGEAAAVKVSSGPAKKKKKSLS; encoded by the exons ATGGGGTCATCAACGGCGCTCACCACAAAGGTGACATCTGGGAGTCCTTATCAACTCGACAAGAGCCAG GTCACCAAAGCTTCATCTGCACTCCTACGACACATCAAATCAAAGCAGACCGAGCAGGAAGCGACCGCGACCAAGAAGACTTTGATCGGTGACAatgactccgactccgaagccgaagatacCCCTCTACACAACGAAGCCGTATGGCTCGTGTTCACGACGAAAAAGCACGTCGTCGACAAAAACCGTCTGAAGCCGGGCAAAATCAGCATCCCGCATTCGCTGAATGCGTCGCCGGCGCTGAGCATCTGTCTTATCACCGCCGACCCGCAGCGCTCTGTCAAGAACATTGTTGCCGACTCGTCCTTCCCCGAGCATCTGTCCTCGCGCATTGAGAAGGTCATTGGGTACTCGAAGTTGAAGGATAGGTATAAGAGCTTTGAGAGCCGGAGGCAGCTGCTTTCTGAGCACGATGTCTTTTTGGCTGATGATCGCATTATTATGCGCCTGGTCAAGACTCTTGGGAAAGTGTTCTACAAGTCTAGCAAGCGACCGATTCCTGTGCAGCTTGCGCAAATTGAGAAGGCCAATGGGAAGcgggtgaagaaggacgacaagcagaagaagaatgaggatgatggtgctGCGTTTGCCAGTCCGGCTGTTATTgcgaaggaggttgagaaggcgcTTAACTCTGCACCTGTACAGCTTGCGCCAGCTACGACTGCGGCGATCCGCGTTGGATCGTCGAACTTTACGCCTGAGCAGCTCACTGAGAATATTGATGCTGTGGTGAAGGGGTTGACTGACAAGTTCATTTCGAAGGGGTGGCGGAATATCAAGGCTCTTCATGTCAAGGGAGCCAATACCATGGCGATGCCAATTTGGCTGGCGAGCGAGCTGTGGGTGGAGGAGACCGATGTCGTGGAGGCCgtggaagatggcgagaCTGAcgggaagaacaagaagcggaagcagATCGAGGAGGGCGACCAGAAGCTCTTAGAAGGAGGCAACAAGAAGTCtcggaagcagaagaagaccgacgatgacgatgaggccTCGTCCCTAGCAGCCCGCAAACAGAAGCtcgagaagcaaaaggcccAGGCGCTGGAAGACGGAGAGGCTGCGGCCGTGAAAGTATCGTCTGGtccggcgaagaagaagaaaaagtcCCTTTCATGA